A window of Chanodichthys erythropterus isolate Z2021 chromosome 16, ASM2448905v1, whole genome shotgun sequence genomic DNA:
AAAACAACATTCAGACCATTTTTGCAGTAACTGAAGAGTTCCAGCCCGTTTACGAGgtaaaaaaaaagccttttgtGTCTACATCAATAGGCAAGATCCTGTAACAGTCATGGAAATAAAATACTGCATAGAAAAAAAACTGGATTAACAGTTTTTTGTTTCATTCACAGGAGCTGAAAAACCTCATTCCAAAGTCAGCTGTGGGCACATTATCCTCCGACTCCAACAACGTGATAGACCTCATTATTGATGCATATAATGTGAGTAGATCACAGGAACTGAGGCTAAAATTCAATTTAGTCCATTCTTCTTGGCTAATTtagctttttgtttgtttattgccAAATTCCTGaaacaataaatatttgaagaaaaaaattgcaaagcATGTTGACTTGAAAAAACATTGCTTGAAAGTCTATCCTGCATGtgtaaaaattgtattatattaaaattatattatactaCATGTCTTTCTCAGTCTCTGTCCTCTGAGGTCATTCTGGAGAACAGCAGGCTGCCCGAAGGTGTGTCCATCTCCTATGTGTCCCACTGCAAGAATGGAGTGAGTGAAAAAGGAGAAAATGGGAGAAAGTGCTCCAACATCTCCATTGGGGATGAGGTGAGAATTATTTCCTTCAGTTGAAAACTTTATGCAGTTGCATCTTTGTTTAATCAAGCATTCAGTGCTTTCCATTGGGTACAATTTCATAAATGGATACTATCACTGTTACCAGTTACTGATGCTAAGTCAGACAATCTTTAAGGCCAGTTtacactaacaaaaaaatagcaaacgttctgtttattataagtgtGTGCTACAGTTATGTCTTCTGCTGCTTAAAATGCTTGAGCTCTTTAAAGCGGTCCTATTATGCTGTTTTactttttcaactttttttagTGTCATGTTGCCGTTTATGCGTGAAAAATATCTGGCTTGGTTGGCTTGGTTGAGTTGTAGTGTATTTAAATTTGCGGTTATGTAAGAGGCATGCACTCAaagcagttgaccaatcacaacacgcttgtccagctgaccaatcagatcaCATTGCTCTTTTctgaaggaggggcttcatagagaccaAAACTAAACAAagcattactgacagactggaagagaggtgctgcaacaatgtaaaatatgtgaaaaataatgtttattttgaacATGCAAGCACGAAAACCTATTCAGGTaaaccacaaaaacaaaatcaagactgcaaaagggcataatatggcTTCTTTAAAGTtaggtggattctgattggctgtcaatgttcattcatcagcagaaaaaaatagttcagaaagtgattccaacgatattgtttctctgtgttgttatcattatagttgtggtgtggacttccctattctcatagaattagaatgattattaaaaagatatagttagttttttttttagttatggTCCTTAGTGTAAGCAGGTATTTAGAGAACATTTTTACCTGCTCTTTATTTTAAAGGAATTAAATTGTGCAGCAACATGATTTAATAACtgctaataaaaataaagcaaaaatgtgtattttgctCACTGACTTTTATCCTTTTGTCATAGGTGACATTTGAGGTAGCGATCACGGCTAAGGGTTGTCCATCTAATGGCAAGTCAGAGACCATAAAGATCAAACCTCTGGGCTTCACTGAGGAGGTGGAGATCGTCCTCAACTTCATCTGCGAATGTGAGTGTCACAAAGACGGAATCCCAAACAGCCCAGTGTGTCACTTCGGCAACGGTACCCTGGAGTGTGGAGCATGCAGGTGAGTTATATACTGACACTGATGGTATCATCCATACAATCCATACCCTCAACTAGCAGCTCTGATATCAATCTACCTCTGCTTATATTCAGGTGCAATGAGGGACGTATCGGCAGGACTTGTGAATGTAGCAAAGACGAGGTGAGAACAGAAGATCTAGACGCAAACTGCCGCGTGGATAACAGCACAGATATCTGCGGCAACAAtggagactgtgtttgtggaaCTTGTGAGTGCAAAAAAAGAGACAACCCAGAGGAGAGATACAGCGGAAAGTTCTGCGAGTGCGACAACTTCAGCTGCGACCGCTCCAACAACAAGCTCTGTGGAGGTACGACTACATTTTTGTGCATCTGTCCAgggatacacacacacacacacacacacacacacacacacacacacacacacacacacacacacacacacacacacacacacacacacacacacacacacacagatgtttgtttttgtgaaatgtggggacattccatagacataatggtttttatactgtacaaaccgtatttactatccccctacactacccctaaccctaaacctaaccatcacaggaaactgtgcacacttttactttctcacaaaaactcattctgtgtgatttataagccttttgaaaagtggggacatgctgaatgtcctcatatttcacctttttttgtaatacccatgtcatacccatgtcattatacacatttatgtcctgatatttcacaaaaacaagtacacacacacacacacacacacacacacacacacacacacacacacacaataaaaacaGCTTGTTCTTTAACTAAAACCATAGTTACTTGAAATacaatattaacattaactgaaataaagtagGCTGACATATGTAGGGAAAAGTTACAAACTAAAAGTGTTTCTCCATCTTTTCAGGTCATGGTCGTTGTGAATGCCGAAAGTGTATCTGTGACGCTAACTACACCGGCAGTGCGTGTGACTGCTCTTTGGACACCTCCACCTGTCTGGCCAGTAACAAACAGATCTGTAACGGTCGGGGAACCTGCGAGTGCGGCCAGTGTAAATGTTCCGACCCAAAGTTTCAGGGTCCGACCTGTGAAATCTGCCCAACCTGCCCTGGAGTTTGTACTGAGCACAAGTGAGTTATTAACTGAACACTTGCTTGAACGACTGGCTTGTTATGCTCATCTAGCAGCACTAAATATATTCGCCCATGTTTTTTCCTCACAGGGATTGTGTCCAATGCCGAGCATTTAAAACTGGTGACAAGAAAGACACATGTGAGAAAGAGTGCGGTGGCTTAAATCTTAAAATAGTGAAGAAGAAGGAGGATCTTCCTCAGCCCAATGACCAGCCCTACATCAATCACTGCAAAGAGCGGGATGCTAACGACTGTTGGTTCTTCTTCACCTACGCTACCAAGGAAGACGGCACCATTGAGGTCCAGGTGGCGGAGGATCTTGGTAAGTGCGGGATGAAATGAGTACCAGTAGatcttgatttaaaaatgtatttaacttCTGTCCCATAATGCTTTGTGCCTGTGTTCATAGAGTGTCCCTCTGGCCCTGACATCATTCCCATCGTAGCGGGTGTGGTCGCAGGAATCGTTTTGATTGGTTTAGCGCTTCTGCTCATCTGGAAGCTGCTCATGATTATTCATGACCGCAGAGAGTTCGCCAAGTTCGAGAAGGAGAAAATGAACGCCAAGTGGGATGCGGTAAGTTCCTCTAATTTACGTTACATTTCATTTTCAAGTATCCGTTTAAAGTTATATTCATTGTCATATCATATGTAAACACTTCAGCGGCCCACATGAcatgaaaatgtaatatttcctcaataagtagattttttttttttttacattttaataatgcacAGTACAGCTGTAAGGAGAAATCTGGCCTCATGTGGGGTGTGGCCTCTCTGGCACCAGGGGAGGTCactgctgccacctgctggtgcTGCTAACATTGCAGCAAATGAATCCTACAGGATATTGCAGCAACATACACAGACAAAAGGGCTTGGTGCTTCAAGAACATTTTTGTTTGGCTCTGAGGCTTGTGAAAATGCATATAAATCTATTTAAAGCATAGTGCATCAGAGAGAATTACTGCATTAGAAAAAATGTCAATGTTATAGCACTTATGGAGTCATTTGTCTTTCATTTAGAGGTAGAATTATCAAGGGGGTCCTGTATATTAACactgtaaagcctgacatatgaaTTAATagtctgattttttattttttattttaaataaaccagTTTATTGAATCTTTtgacaaaatataaaagaaaatctGCTAAAAGTTGCatatgtgttttatgttttgtatcatatttgatacatcaggctttaaTGGCATACAGTGAGAATATGGAATGGAATTTATATTGCCAAAAATTAAGATAGCTtgtattgtaaaaaaatgagatctttataacaaTATAACAATTACTTagataaaatgcatataaatatacgTTGTTACTCTATATCTCCTAATAATGTGtcttatgtttaaatattttgatgatatttaaatgcttagttttatgatgaAAGATCTATAATTTTAATTGTGGGTGGCAAAATACAGAGAGAtccacaaataaatgttttgtttttcattaaaatattatgtatggataatcaagtaaatctaagttgcttcagtccagtaaatgttcatcttgaaatattaataataatataaaagttatccatatgtttactttataaaaataattcaagatttcacagcaaaatgACTTATGTACCACAACCTGAAGATGGACATTTTTAGAATGATctttacttgctaaaaaagtATGAACAAATTAGAggctttataaatatattatcatATGCCATTTGCACTGAATCAATCAAAACTGCCAGCTGTTCTGCTTTCTATCTTTCTTCAGTTCTGTTTTTCTCgttctgtcatgtttttttttctgcctttCTCTCTCTAAACCTTTTCTTCTCGTCATATCTAGCAAGAGAACCCGATATACAAGAGCCCCATTAATAAATTCCAGAATCCAAGTTATGGAAATAAGGGCGTCACACTCTGAGTCTGTACTCTTCTTGGCTCCTTGCATGTGCTTTTTCTCCCCCTTTCTGTCTGTTTACCTTTCTGTCACTTTAACATCAACCTCAGACCCGTGTATAATAAGGACGGCCTGCAAAGTCATTTGCAGTTATCTAATTTAATTCACTAATTATTAGGACATGCCTTTTCTACAATGTGAATGTGTGTTCACATTCACATTGTAGAAAAGGCATGTCCTAATAATTAAAAgggagagttcacccaaaaatgaaaaattcagtcatcatttacaaacttgtatgactttaATCTGTGAAACACACAATTTTGAACTCTGTTTCCACAGAAAAatgtcatacagatttggaacaacaagGAAAACATGACGACAAattcatttttgcgtgaacttTTGATCCCTAAAAGAATAGTTCATACAAAATGAAGATTTACTCATCCCCAGGCCATTCATGATGTAGACGAGTTTGTTTTTTCACCAGAAAAGATTTGAAGAAATATGCAGTGAATGGGTGCCGTCAGAATGATAGTTAAAAAACTGCTTATAAACACATAACACTAATCTGCAAGTAGTTCACATGACTCCAGTCCACTGATTAATATCTTGTGAAGTGAATAGGTATTTGTAAGAAACAAATCCATCATTAAGAGGTTTTTAATGTCAAACTTCCAGATAGTCCTCTATCCattaaattgcattaaattaaattaaattaaaaagtcatatcgtctgaatcaggacagaaaTATGCACAGATCAAGCACAGCTTACAAGTGAAAAGAGTCCAAaacagttataaaaaaaatatttgtttgtgGAATAACTAGTTTGTggattttgattttaatttatttattattatttttttttactagaggaagcaatattattgtttatggACTTATGTATTGATGCATTTTGACCAGAAGCAACGGTTTAAAGTTAAAATGCCTTAAAGtgtaactttgcagattttTCAACAAGCTTTGTATTGTTAGTGTCTGTAGTAAATTAACAATGTTTACTCATTCTTTGTGTTATCTGGACAGagaaatttgtttatttgtcagcaaaagtccacaaatTCCACTTcccccttctttttttttttttttgtccccgTCCTCAAACAGTCAGATCAACAGAGCATTATTAACAGAACAGTTATTGTATCACTGGTTTATCACTGAAAAATTATATCATAATTTGTCTTTAAACATGGTAAAAATGGAACAAAATGGCAAAAGCTTTCCTGTACATGACAGCGTTTTGCTTTTGTGGGTTGGGCGAACCTCACAGAATGGCAGTTTTTTTTCAGCCTTTCAGTCTGTTTGACCTAAAACACTTGTTTGTAGTTGTCCAGTTTGAAATGGTGATTACAAACAGATTTTTCAGAGTTTCGTTGGCGGTGTAATCTGCATATTTATGATTCTTTGCAGCCTTAAGCCACTGCCTACAACACGCTGGATCCTTCACTGTAACCCGAAAGTAAATCACTCCCGCTAAATGTTTACCCATTGAATTCTTGCACCCAGGGAGTCGACACTATTATGAAAGTTTGTATTTGACTTTGGTCAAGCGTATCCATAGCAGACTGGTGGGACTGGCCTTGGATGGTATCATGCCCAGTGCATTATAGGTGTTGAAATTTTCCTACCTATTTGGCAAATGGGAAAACAACAGCCTTTTCCCTATGTTTTATCTAGTCAGGTTGCaccaatttaatttattttcatctgCTGTATAGTCAGCCAAGTTTTATTGAAGTACCCTTTAGTGATGAATTTGTTTCTTACAAACACACAGATTTTCACTTTACAGTTTGTTAATTGATAGACTGGAGCTGTGTGGATTACTGTGATGCttttatcagctgtttgaaCTCTTATTCTGACGGCATCCATTCACTGCTGAGGATCTATTGGTGAGCAAATGATGTAATGCTAAATTTCTCAAATGGTTCTGTTGAAGAAATAAACTCATTACATCTTGGATGGCCTGAGGATGAGtatattttcacttttggggtgaactattcctttaaaaaatccAATACTAAAACTTTTTACATTGCTGCATATACAAAATGATTACAAATACAGTGTTTGCGTTTGATTGTGTGCCTTTTGTAATGCTTGCTGGTTTTtgtatacacttttttttttttttcccaaccaAAGTTTACTGTATTTGCTGTGAAGTGCCCTAACCTGGCAATTATGTACTTGTATTAAAGGTTGATCTAATCATTCTCTCTTCATTTTGGCCTCCAGGGTGAGAACCCCATTTACAAGAGTGCTGTGACAACGGTGGTCAACCCAAAATATGAGGGCAAGTAATGGACGAATCTGTCCATCTCCAAGCAACACTGTATGCAGAACAATTCAAGAGGAACGGAAGATTTGaagttcacttttttttttcttcttctttttttgtgtttgtttttaaatcaccTTTTGGCTGTGCATTTGCCACTGTTCAGtataatcaattaacctgtGTTTCTATGCATTGTTTTGGAACTGTACAGTATGTATAAACTtgagtttttacttttttatgcaATCTTAGACAATTACAATTTTGATTTTTAGCCACAGATCTGCCTTGTTTTTCCTGAATGGTAAAACCAGTCATGTTGGGTTAGATAACAGGGATTTTGTAAGTAAGATGTGGTCAAGAATGCATTAAGAATGTTATACAAAAAGACAAGACACAATTACCAGAACCACCTGCTTTAGTCCAATATCTAGTTGATCATTAGAGTCAGTATGTGTCTTAAGATGGTACAGGAAACTTTCTCAAACTGTGGATGGAGTGTCCTGTCACTGGTATAGTAGGTAGCTGTAGCGGACCACTGCTGTTTGTACACATGGTGCTTTTAATGTAGACGCATATGTCGTCTGCATAACTCTGGGTGATTTGAGTCCAGTCTATAATGTTTAGGTCTGTGTGACCTATGGATCTGTGTGCTCACGTCGCTTTTCTTTGGTCTGCGAGTCAGATGGTTTAgtgaccttttttctttttttttatcgtGCGCATTAATAAATCCAAAATGGACAGATTAGTATCTTTTTAATTGTCACAAAATAATAGACAAACATTTGTTGTAATTTCATATATCAAGTGTTTGATTCAAATGCCTTTGACTTGGCAACATTTGAGTTGTTTGAAATATGTTAGAGGGGACATTTTCTGTGAATGGAACAATCaactatattattatattgaaaGCATAAGTGTAAAGTCATTTGAAAAGATCTTCAGGTTTTAGATTTGTGTTAAGAATGAGGAAACGAAATCTCAGGTCCCGAACTTCTCTTTCACTGATGCCAAATATTTACGTCTACTGTGCAAGACCTGTATGTTATTGTTTCTGTTAGTCTCCATAAGTGGACTTGCTTCAAATCTGTTTTTGTAATATAACATTGTTCATAAATAAGCCTAACTGCTCAGATTATTGTTTGTAAAGATCAGTGTTATATGGAAGGTaacactttttttcattttcactttttttctttaaagctTTTAAAAGCCTAGTCACGTTACACACacaatttgcattttaaagtgccttttttcttttcttttctttttttggcatCATGCCCACTGTCTTTTGTGTCTAGgagttatttattaaaataaagaacCCAAAACACTGGACTGCATTGTTATCTGTGTTTGTGGGTCAGCATGGTTTATAATAcaatgtaaggtctttatattcTAATATGgagatttaaaatgtttacacaGTTTGAGTATTTCTGTTTTTGTAAGCATGTGAATTCTTACACAAAACCGTTGTTATTTGTGCATTATCACTATGTTTAGAATTGATCAGAATAGCTTAATACTCACTAAATATTGTGCAGTGTACACTATAAACTACACTGCCTGCTAGTtactacttaaagggttagttcgcccaaaattttaatttctgtcattaattactcgccctcaggTCGCTCAACACCTTCGTtcagaccttcgttcatcttcggaacataaattaagatatttttgataaaatctgagaggtatatgactcctcTATAGACCGCAATATAATCACCgttttcaaggtcca
This region includes:
- the LOC137002641 gene encoding integrin beta-1-like isoform X2, which gives rise to MDVRLLLISVLLGLSRAQIDVNECTKASAQSCGECIQAGEKCGWCTDEKFLKQGEQKSTRCDELDALIKKGCSNASIENPRGRVKVDKDQPVTNRTKDGVKLKPDQITQIKPQKLTLDLRSGEAQTFPLKFKRAEDYPIDLYYLMDLSYSMKDDLENVKNLGTHLMKKMQTITSDFRIGFGSFVEKTVMPYISTTPAKLLNPCTSDQNCTSPFSYKNVLSLTEDGSQFNNLVSRQQISGNLDSPEGGFDAIMQVAVCANQIGWRNVTRLLVFSTDAGFHFAGDGKLGGIVLPNDGKCHLQDNMYTMSHYYDYPSIAHLVQKLSENNIQTIFAVTEEFQPVYEELKNLIPKSAVGTLSSDSNNVIDLIIDAYNSLSSEVILENSRLPEGVSISYVSHCKNGVSEKGENGRKCSNISIGDEVTFEVAITAKGCPSNGKSETIKIKPLGFTEEVEIVLNFICECECHKDGIPNSPVCHFGNGTLECGACRCNEGRIGRTCECSKDEVRTEDLDANCRVDNSTDICGNNGDCVCGTCECKKRDNPEERYSGKFCECDNFSCDRSNNKLCGGHGRCECRKCICDANYTGSACDCSLDTSTCLASNKQICNGRGTCECGQCKCSDPKFQGPTCEICPTCPGVCTEHKDCVQCRAFKTGDKKDTCEKECGGLNLKIVKKKEDLPQPNDQPYINHCKERDANDCWFFFTYATKEDGTIEVQVAEDLECPSGPDIIPIVAGVVAGIVLIGLALLLIWKLLMIIHDRREFAKFEKEKMNAKWDAGENPIYKSAVTTVVNPKYEGK
- the LOC137002641 gene encoding integrin beta-1-like isoform X1, with the translated sequence MDVRLLLISVLLGLSRAQIDVNECTKASAQSCGECIQAGEKCGWCTDEKFLKQGEQKSTRCDELDALIKKGCSNASIENPRGRVKVDKDQPVTNRTKDGVKLKPDQITQIKPQKLTLDLRSGEAQTFPLKFKRAEDYPIDLYYLMDLSYSMKDDLENVKNLGTHLMKKMQTITSDFRIGFGSFVEKTVMPYISTTPAKLLNPCTSDQNCTSPFSYKNVLSLTEDGSQFNNLVSRQQISGNLDSPEGGFDAIMQVAVCANQIGWRNVTRLLVFSTDAGFHFAGDGKLGGIVLPNDGKCHLQDNMYTMSHYYDYPSIAHLVQKLSENNIQTIFAVTEEFQPVYEELKNLIPKSAVGTLSSDSNNVIDLIIDAYNSLSSEVILENSRLPEGVSISYVSHCKNGVSEKGENGRKCSNISIGDEVTFEVAITAKGCPSNGKSETIKIKPLGFTEEVEIVLNFICECECHKDGIPNSPVCHFGNGTLECGACRCNEGRIGRTCECSKDEVRTEDLDANCRVDNSTDICGNNGDCVCGTCECKKRDNPEERYSGKFCECDNFSCDRSNNKLCGGHGRCECRKCICDANYTGSACDCSLDTSTCLASNKQICNGRGTCECGQCKCSDPKFQGPTCEICPTCPGVCTEHKDCVQCRAFKTGDKKDTCEKECGGLNLKIVKKKEDLPQPNDQPYINHCKERDANDCWFFFTYATKEDGTIEVQVAEDLECPSGPDIIPIVAGVVAGIVLIGLALLLIWKLLMIIHDRREFAKFEKEKMNAKWDAQENPIYKSPINKFQNPSYGNKGVTL